The following coding sequences are from one Borrelia hermsii DAH window:
- a CDS encoding type ISP restriction/modification enzyme — MDKNIFQEYINNLKSTVIEDKTELTDRVHLEKLLDKLKPSSKIQIQHEPKRHKEGLGAPDFIIRNNGNIIGYIEVKKIEQNLDDTLKSPQIEKYKQLSNNILLTNYIEFIWIKNGNLNLREVLVFKTDLEKNNTKIDNAKSNKIVSILNEFFKTPDEKIESTEKLASLLARRTKILKDLVEQHLDLYLSLKKQNTLVGTYSIIKGNIYNNELKVSEFADSIAQTITYGFFLAKLNNTSNSRIDFDNIKKFIPNNFALIQDILKLIDNIASSREYDSIRWVLEELIDIVNNIDSNTIFEQFSFTQNVKSSDNNVKDPYLYFYEDFLAKYDKSLRKNKGVYYTPHSVVNFIVSSLNKILKYNFGLENGFANREEVTVLDFATGTGTFLLEVIKCILKEIPKQTGKQKDYINDHILKNIYGFEYLMAPYAVAHLKLCQFLKKVCDFKFGNEHLRPQIFLTNTLDVTLISNQESFKAFFPAISEENKLVNEIKNKPILVILGNPPYNAESKNNNNYILNLIKSYKTVDNTPLNEKNIVSLNDDYVKFIRFSEHKIEIADEGLLGIITNNGYLDNITFRGMRYHLLKTFDEIYILNLHGNLRKKEKTDTGKVDENVFDIQTGVAIAIFIKYKEKSKQNKLANVYYKGIKGSREEKYSFLDKNTIFSIDAEKLKCKPPNYLFIKKDLKTEDVYSKGVSLEDIFIEYIVGIETQKDKIAIDFTEEELLSKLNDLAYLDEQIARYKYDLKTDSTDWKLPIVQRFLKSTNIDAKYVKKIAYRPFDNRFIYYTENKGVIARPRYKVMRHILEIENNISFFSIRTLSLNDFHHALVSCNIMDKNFFSGCSYVFPLYIKEDQGMLGSIIKENFKTTFKDFINFKYSKEFDAKEILGYIYAVLYSNIYRTKFIEFLKIDFPKIIFVDSVETFEKLSKLGIKLINVHLMKNDSELDSNIGIHIGDNNHIIEKIFYNKDTKELYYNSLCKFINTPYEVYEYFIGAYQVLRSYLKYRKGRELSIEDIEYLEKVIKILDYTINIQKQIDLITCKLKEFDSQNCNL, encoded by the coding sequence ATGGATAAAAATATATTTCAAGAATACATAAATAATTTAAAAAGTACTGTAATAGAAGATAAAACGGAACTTACTGATAGAGTACATTTAGAAAAGCTTCTTGACAAGCTTAAACCAAGCTCAAAAATTCAAATTCAACACGAGCCCAAGCGCCATAAAGAAGGCTTGGGTGCTCCCGATTTTATTATTAGAAATAACGGAAATATAATAGGTTATATTGAAGTAAAAAAAATTGAACAAAATTTGGACGACACATTAAAGAGTCCTCAAATTGAGAAATACAAACAACTATCAAATAATATTTTACTAACAAATTATATTGAGTTTATATGGATAAAAAATGGAAATCTTAACTTAAGAGAAGTTTTGGTATTTAAAACTGATTTAGAAAAAAATAATACAAAAATTGATAATGCCAAATCAAATAAAATTGTAAGTATTTTAAATGAATTTTTTAAAACCCCTGATGAAAAGATTGAAAGTACTGAAAAATTAGCTAGCTTACTTGCAAGAAGAACGAAAATTTTAAAGGATTTAGTAGAACAACACCTGGATTTATATCTAAGCTTAAAAAAACAAAATACCTTAGTAGGAACTTATAGTATCATTAAGGGAAATATATATAACAATGAGCTTAAAGTTAGTGAGTTTGCAGACTCAATTGCACAAACTATTACATACGGATTTTTTCTTGCAAAACTTAATAATACAAGTAATTCAAGAATTGATTTTGATAATATTAAAAAATTCATACCTAATAATTTTGCATTAATACAAGATATACTAAAACTAATTGATAATATTGCAAGCAGTAGGGAATATGATAGTATAAGATGGGTATTAGAAGAGCTTATTGATATTGTTAATAATATTGATTCCAATACGATTTTTGAACAATTTTCATTTACTCAAAATGTAAAATCAAGTGACAATAATGTAAAAGACCCTTATCTCTACTTTTATGAAGACTTCTTGGCTAAATATGACAAAAGTTTAAGAAAAAATAAGGGGGTGTATTACACACCTCATTCTGTTGTTAATTTTATTGTTAGTAGTTTGAATAAGATTTTAAAATATAATTTTGGTCTAGAGAATGGTTTTGCAAATAGGGAAGAAGTAACTGTACTAGATTTTGCTACTGGTACTGGCACATTTCTACTTGAAGTCATTAAATGCATTTTAAAAGAAATCCCAAAGCAAACTGGAAAACAAAAAGACTACATTAATGATCATATACTTAAAAATATATATGGTTTTGAATATTTAATGGCCCCATATGCAGTTGCTCATTTAAAATTATGTCAATTCTTAAAGAAAGTTTGTGATTTCAAGTTTGGAAATGAACACTTAAGACCACAAATATTTTTAACAAATACTCTTGATGTAACATTAATCTCAAATCAGGAAAGTTTTAAAGCATTTTTTCCTGCAATCAGTGAAGAGAATAAACTCGTTAATGAGATTAAAAATAAACCAATTTTGGTAATTCTTGGTAATCCTCCTTACAATGCAGAATCAAAGAATAATAATAATTATATCTTAAACTTAATTAAAAGTTATAAAACAGTAGATAATACACCACTTAATGAAAAAAACATTGTATCATTAAATGATGATTATGTGAAGTTTATCAGATTTTCAGAGCACAAAATTGAAATTGCTGATGAAGGACTTCTTGGAATTATTACTAATAATGGATACCTTGATAACATAACATTTAGAGGTATGAGGTATCATTTACTTAAAACTTTTGATGAAATTTATATCCTCAATTTGCATGGCAACTTAAGGAAAAAAGAAAAAACTGACACTGGAAAAGTAGATGAAAATGTATTTGATATTCAAACTGGAGTTGCTATTGCTATTTTTATTAAATATAAAGAAAAATCAAAGCAAAATAAACTAGCTAATGTTTACTACAAAGGTATAAAGGGTAGTAGAGAAGAGAAATATAGTTTTTTAGATAAAAATACTATATTTAGCATTGATGCAGAAAAACTTAAATGTAAACCCCCTAATTATTTATTTATTAAAAAAGACTTAAAAACTGAGGATGTTTATAGTAAAGGAGTTTCTTTGGAAGATATTTTTATAGAATATATTGTTGGGATAGAAACTCAAAAAGATAAAATTGCAATTGATTTTACAGAGGAAGAACTTTTAAGCAAACTCAATGATCTAGCTTATCTTGATGAACAAATCGCAAGATATAAGTATGATTTAAAGACAGACTCTACGGATTGGAAATTGCCAATAGTTCAGCGATTTTTAAAATCTACAAACATCGATGCAAAATATGTTAAGAAAATAGCTTACAGACCATTTGATAATAGATTCATTTACTACACTGAAAACAAAGGTGTTATAGCAAGGCCAAGATATAAAGTAATGAGACATATTTTAGAAATTGAGAATAATATAAGTTTTTTTTCAATAAGAACTTTGTCATTAAATGATTTTCATCATGCATTAGTTTCTTGCAATATTATGGATAAAAATTTTTTTTCAGGATGTAGCTATGTTTTTCCACTTTATATAAAAGAAGATCAAGGGATGCTTGGAAGCATAATAAAAGAGAACTTTAAAACTACTTTTAAAGACTTTATTAATTTTAAGTATAGTAAAGAATTTGATGCAAAAGAGATACTTGGATATATTTATGCAGTACTTTATTCAAATATTTATAGAACTAAGTTTATTGAATTCTTAAAAATTGACTTTCCAAAAATCATTTTTGTAGATTCGGTTGAAACCTTTGAAAAACTTAGCAAGTTAGGAATTAAACTTATTAATGTTCATTTGATGAAAAATGATTCAGAACTTGATAGCAATATCGGAATACATATTGGAGATAATAATCATATAATAGAAAAAATTTTCTACAATAAAGATACAAAAGAACTTTATTATAATTCATTGTGTAAATTTATTAACACTCCTTATGAAGTATACGAATATTTTATTGGTGCTTATCAAGTACTTAGAAGTTATCTAAAGTATAGAAAAGGTAGAGAATTAAGTATTGAAGATATTGAATACCTTGAAAAGGTTATTAAAATACTGGATTATACAATTAATATTCAAAAACAGATTGACTTAATAACTTGCAAACTTAAAGAATTTGATAGTCAAAATTGCAATCTATAA
- a CDS encoding PTS sugar transporter subunit IIC yields the protein MNFQEFIENKLMPIASKTASNKYLSAIKDGFIASMPFLIVGSFVLLLVNLPLVDPNNFLYQQWYVDLMSKYKANLIQPFYVSMGIMTIFVSFGIGYSLSNAYKINGITGGLLSLFTFLILCGQSDQIPYGGDVPKWAILPGASFPIIDARYLGAQGIFTGIIVAILSVELYRFLVSRKIIIKLPESVPPAVARSFEALIPVILLTIIAQTINIAVQSTTGTLLPEIMMNIFRPMLNISDSLFGSLMIVFIIHIFWFCGIHGGALVSVFLSPVSLTNLEINARALSNNLPLPHILSGGFLDVFVHIGGSGTTLGLTIAMIMSKVPHLRNIGKIALAPGIFNINEPIIFGAPIVLNPILGIPFIFIFCFFCPI from the coding sequence ATGAACTTTCAAGAATTTATTGAAAATAAATTAATGCCTATTGCAAGCAAAACCGCTTCAAATAAATACTTAAGTGCCATCAAAGATGGATTTATAGCATCAATGCCGTTTTTAATAGTAGGGTCTTTCGTACTCCTTTTAGTTAATTTACCGTTAGTTGATCCTAATAATTTTTTATACCAACAGTGGTATGTTGATTTGATGAGCAAATATAAAGCAAATCTTATTCAACCATTTTATGTAAGTATGGGAATTATGACTATCTTTGTGTCCTTTGGCATTGGATATAGTCTGTCAAACGCCTATAAGATAAATGGTATTACGGGCGGTCTTTTATCTCTCTTCACATTTCTCATTTTATGCGGTCAATCAGATCAGATACCTTATGGAGGAGATGTACCTAAATGGGCCATTTTGCCTGGAGCATCGTTTCCCATTATTGATGCTAGATATCTTGGTGCACAAGGAATATTTACAGGTATTATTGTTGCCATTTTATCAGTTGAACTTTATAGGTTTTTAGTGAGCAGAAAAATAATAATTAAGCTCCCAGAAAGCGTTCCTCCTGCGGTTGCAAGATCATTTGAAGCTTTAATTCCTGTCATTTTACTTACAATTATTGCTCAAACTATAAATATTGCGGTTCAAAGCACAACTGGTACTCTACTCCCAGAAATAATGATGAATATATTCAGACCAATGCTAAATATTAGTGATTCTTTATTTGGCTCTTTAATGATTGTCTTCATAATTCACATATTTTGGTTTTGTGGTATTCATGGGGGTGCTCTGGTTTCGGTCTTTTTAAGTCCAGTAAGTTTAACTAATCTTGAAATTAATGCAAGAGCTTTGTCAAATAATCTCCCACTTCCTCATATTTTATCTGGAGGATTTCTTGATGTGTTTGTACATATCGGTGGAAGTGGAACAACTCTTGGACTTACTATTGCCATGATAATGAGCAAGGTTCCACACCTAAGGAATATTGGTAAAATTGCACTAGCTCCTGGTATTTTTAATATCAATGAACCTATAATCTTTGGTGCTCCAATTGTTTTAAATCCTATCTTAGGTATCCCTTTTATATTCATATTTTGTTTTTTTTGCCCCATTTGA